In one window of Cytophagaceae bacterium ABcell3 DNA:
- a CDS encoding efflux RND transporter permease subunit, with translation MSDKVNKQFGLTTWAVRNRTTVLVLTFIVALMGVVSYIQLPKENFPDVKIPTVYIGTTYPGNSPRDIENLITRPIEKEVGNISGIDKIASTSSQDFSSIVVEFTLDVPAEEALRKVKDAVDKAKKDLPNDLDRDPEVNEVDVSEFPIMNINLSGDFSNEKLKEMAEHLEDKIEKFPEISKVDIRGLEEKEVKINVDMHKMASREVTFNDIENAISNENITMSGGSFLSNGERRDIRVTGEFIDPLEMENIIVKDEKLDIVYLRDIAKVEFGYKDKESYARLNKQPVVMLDVVKKSGENLINASKKINELLAHEQKHFLPADLMITITNDQSQNTVDQVSSLENNIISGVILVVLVLLFFLGSRNSLFVGVAIPLSMFLSFMILGLLGITINMMVLFGLIMALGMLVDNGIVVVENVYRLREEGLNAIDATIRGVGEVAFPIISSTATTLAAFLPLAFWPGIMGEFMKFLPVTLIITLGSSLFVALVINPVLVSYFMNVQEEKKVNKLRVFIVSGVLVALGIVSLLSQYMSIGNLLIIFALINLVNIFLLGPWSLKFQNFVLPKLERGYEKLLSKAVKTNLSAFAFFGGTVGLLVFSLWLLKVNSPKVLFFPENEPQYVNVFIEFPVGTDIEVTNKLTAQLEDRVFDIIAPYEKAVESVVAQVGEGTGDPQREMVASGNTPHKGRITVAFHKTQLRDGISTTEVMEKLRSGINDFPGVSLTVDKNAIGPPVGKPISIEVVGRDLEKLYELSEQLRVKINNSGISGIEALSNDMEVGKPELIVDIDREKARRFGVSTVQVASILRTALFGKEVSKYKEDEDDFPIQVRLDEKYRHDIDALMEQLVIFRDPSTGKIHKVPISAIAKARYSTTSGSIKRTNQQRVANITSNVLDGFNATEINDQIRVLLSDLSIPVGYEIKFTGQQEKQQQEMEYLSGALLFAVFLIFLIIVGQFNKVSAPFIIMTSVLFSTIGVFLGLVIFNMEFVVIMTMIGIISLAGIVVNNAIVLIDFIELIKRQRQQELGIEGRLPMPELIKVIVDAGKTRLRPVLLTAITTILGLIPLAVGLNIDFLGFLENYDPQIYTGGDNAMFWGPMAWTIIFGLTFATFLTLVIVPVMYLLIEKFRYRFIKA, from the coding sequence ATGTCTGATAAAGTAAATAAACAATTTGGGCTTACTACATGGGCGGTAAGAAACAGGACTACTGTGTTGGTGCTTACTTTTATTGTGGCACTTATGGGGGTTGTCTCTTATATTCAGTTGCCTAAGGAAAATTTCCCTGATGTTAAGATTCCAACAGTATATATCGGTACGACTTACCCTGGAAACTCCCCCAGGGATATCGAAAACTTAATTACTCGCCCTATTGAGAAAGAAGTAGGTAATATTTCTGGAATTGATAAGATAGCTTCAACCTCTTCGCAAGATTTCTCTTCTATTGTGGTGGAGTTTACCTTGGACGTGCCTGCTGAAGAAGCTTTGCGTAAAGTAAAAGATGCGGTAGATAAAGCCAAAAAAGACCTTCCTAATGATTTGGACCGGGATCCAGAAGTCAATGAGGTTGATGTGTCTGAGTTTCCGATTATGAATATTAACCTCTCAGGAGACTTTAGTAATGAAAAACTAAAGGAAATGGCTGAGCATTTGGAAGATAAAATAGAGAAGTTTCCTGAAATTTCAAAAGTTGATATCCGTGGGCTGGAAGAGAAAGAGGTTAAGATTAATGTGGATATGCACAAAATGGCTTCAAGGGAGGTCACTTTCAATGATATCGAAAACGCTATTTCGAATGAGAATATAACAATGTCTGGCGGTAGCTTTCTCTCTAATGGCGAAAGAAGGGACATTCGTGTAACGGGGGAGTTTATAGACCCCTTGGAAATGGAGAATATTATTGTTAAGGATGAAAAGCTGGATATCGTTTATCTGAGGGACATAGCAAAAGTAGAGTTTGGGTACAAAGATAAAGAAAGTTATGCCCGCTTAAACAAACAGCCAGTGGTAATGCTTGATGTGGTAAAGAAAAGTGGAGAAAACTTGATCAATGCTTCGAAGAAAATCAATGAGCTTCTTGCGCATGAACAAAAGCATTTTCTTCCGGCAGACTTGATGATTACAATTACCAACGACCAGTCGCAAAATACTGTAGATCAGGTTTCCAGTCTTGAGAATAATATCATATCAGGGGTTATATTGGTCGTATTGGTTTTACTGTTCTTTTTAGGGTCCAGAAACTCTCTTTTTGTTGGAGTGGCTATACCTTTATCCATGTTTCTATCCTTTATGATCTTGGGTCTATTGGGCATTACCATCAATATGATGGTGCTTTTTGGCTTGATTATGGCCTTGGGTATGTTGGTGGACAATGGGATTGTGGTAGTAGAAAATGTGTATCGTTTGCGTGAAGAGGGTTTAAATGCCATAGATGCGACCATTAGGGGAGTAGGAGAAGTCGCATTTCCAATTATTTCTTCTACGGCTACTACACTTGCAGCTTTTCTTCCTCTGGCTTTCTGGCCTGGGATCATGGGTGAGTTTATGAAGTTCCTCCCTGTTACACTGATTATTACCTTAGGCTCTTCCTTGTTTGTTGCCTTGGTCATTAATCCTGTGCTTGTAAGTTACTTTATGAATGTACAAGAAGAGAAGAAGGTGAATAAGCTAAGGGTATTCATAGTTTCAGGAGTTCTTGTGGCATTAGGAATCGTTTCGCTATTAAGTCAGTACATGTCTATAGGAAACCTGCTGATTATATTTGCATTGATCAACCTTGTCAATATCTTTTTATTGGGTCCATGGTCCTTGAAGTTTCAAAACTTCGTACTTCCAAAGCTGGAACGAGGTTATGAAAAATTGCTTAGTAAGGCAGTTAAAACAAACCTTAGTGCTTTTGCTTTTTTTGGCGGTACTGTTGGTCTATTAGTATTTTCCTTATGGTTGCTGAAGGTCAACTCTCCCAAAGTCTTGTTTTTCCCGGAGAACGAACCTCAATATGTCAATGTATTTATTGAGTTTCCTGTAGGTACGGATATTGAAGTGACCAATAAGTTGACTGCACAATTAGAAGACCGGGTCTTTGATATCATTGCACCTTATGAAAAAGCCGTTGAATCAGTAGTTGCTCAAGTAGGAGAGGGGACTGGTGATCCTCAAAGGGAAATGGTAGCTTCTGGAAATACCCCGCACAAAGGTCGTATTACGGTAGCGTTTCACAAGACCCAGCTCCGTGATGGTATTTCGACCACAGAAGTTATGGAGAAACTTAGGAGTGGTATTAACGACTTCCCTGGTGTTTCTTTGACTGTTGACAAAAATGCCATAGGGCCACCCGTAGGTAAGCCTATCAGTATTGAGGTCGTTGGTAGGGATCTTGAAAAACTGTATGAACTGAGCGAACAGTTAAGGGTGAAAATCAACAATTCAGGTATTAGTGGTATAGAAGCACTTTCTAACGATATGGAAGTGGGTAAGCCTGAACTGATTGTTGATATAGATCGTGAAAAGGCTCGTAGGTTTGGTGTTTCCACTGTTCAAGTGGCGTCTATTCTAAGAACGGCACTGTTTGGAAAAGAAGTTTCTAAATATAAGGAAGATGAGGACGATTTCCCTATCCAGGTCAGATTGGACGAAAAGTATCGTCATGATATAGATGCTTTGATGGAGCAACTGGTAATCTTTAGAGATCCATCTACCGGAAAAATTCATAAAGTGCCTATTTCTGCAATTGCTAAAGCCCGGTATAGCACTACTTCAGGCTCTATAAAAAGAACAAATCAACAAAGGGTGGCCAATATTACCTCTAATGTACTAGATGGTTTTAATGCAACAGAAATTAATGACCAGATTCGGGTGTTGTTATCTGATCTAAGTATTCCGGTAGGGTATGAGATTAAGTTTACTGGGCAGCAGGAAAAACAACAACAGGAAATGGAATATCTATCAGGTGCTTTGCTTTTTGCGGTATTTTTGATTTTCCTGATTATTGTGGGACAGTTTAATAAAGTGTCTGCGCCATTTATTATTATGACTTCTGTATTGTTTAGTACCATTGGGGTATTCCTTGGTTTGGTTATTTTTAATATGGAATTTGTGGTGATTATGACCATGATCGGTATTATCTCTTTGGCAGGTATTGTTGTGAACAATGCTATTGTATTGATAGACTTTATTGAGTTGATAAAGAGACAGCGGCAACAGGAGTTGGGTATTGAAGGTCGTTTGCCTATGCCTGAACTTATTAAAGTGATTGTAGATGCGGGAAAGACCAGGTTAAGACCTGTATTGCTGACTGCTATTACAACTATACTTGGACTTATACCTCTGGCTGTAGGTTTAAATATCGACTTTTTAGGTTTTCTTGAGAACTATGACCCTCAAATTTATACTGGAGGGGATAATGCAATGTTCTGGGGGCCTATGGCATGGACGATCATTTTCGGTCTGACTTTTGCTACATTCCTCACATTGGTTATCGTACCGGTTATGTATCTGTTAATAGAAAAGTTCAGATATAGGTTTATTAAAGCTTAA
- a CDS encoding pyridoxamine 5'-phosphate oxidase family protein — translation MNYCQNYNVFRDLIKDIKIAMLSTQDHLGCIRSIPMMTMKTECEGVVWFFTNFNTEKVSEIRENRCVNLAYTDVERGIYVSVSGKAEIVNNRSKMQEMWKPWLNEWISAGLEDESLALLKIHMEKIEYWNEEEGKMVQIWDQSQAVYS, via the coding sequence ATGAATTATTGTCAAAATTACAATGTGTTTCGTGACCTGATCAAGGATATTAAAATTGCTATGCTAAGTACACAGGATCACTTGGGGTGTATTAGAAGTATACCTATGATGACAATGAAAACTGAGTGTGAAGGCGTAGTATGGTTTTTTACTAATTTTAATACAGAAAAGGTTAGTGAGATCAGGGAGAACAGGTGTGTAAATCTAGCTTATACAGATGTAGAAAGAGGTATTTACGTATCTGTTTCAGGTAAAGCTGAAATTGTTAATAATAGAAGTAAAATGCAGGAAATGTGGAAACCATGGTTAAATGAATGGATTTCTGCAGGCCTGGAAGATGAAAGTCTTGCACTATTGAAAATTCATATGGAGAAGATCGAGTACTGGAATGAGGAGGAAGGAAAAATGGTGCAGATCTGGGATCAAAGCCAGGCTGTGTATAGCTGA
- a CDS encoding TolC family protein, with protein sequence MNRLILIFLLFFAFGVHAQESHEMTLQQCIDYALQNHASVKNAALDVNSADARVGEVRSVGLPQLSGTVEIADNPQLRRMFLSGDNPMLGTMMPTPPPPGEVVGVENLFQLRASGDAGGTLSQLLFDGSYFVGLKAATVYRELAQKSLTQTKIETIDAVTKAYYMVLINQERTGLLDNNLARLDTLLRETRAMYQEGFAEEVDVSRIEVNYNNLLVDKQRFENMEKISRLMLKFQMGMPMDDDISLLQSLDDFEGQISSERLPVNYEDRIEYSLLQTNHRLYNLDVRNEQAASLPRLSAFATGGYMTQHTSIPNLFSNEWYFYSMYGLRLNIPIFDGLGRMYRVRQAKYNVAKVENDIKNLENSIELQTREARMTLDNNLKLLEAKRRNLRLAQEVTRVTRIKYQEGVGSNLEVTTAENDLRQAQTNYYNALFDVLTADVDYRKALGTLNENE encoded by the coding sequence ATGAACCGCTTAATTCTAATTTTTCTGTTGTTTTTCGCTTTTGGTGTTCACGCCCAAGAGTCGCATGAAATGACCTTACAACAGTGTATTGACTATGCACTTCAAAACCATGCATCAGTAAAGAATGCAGCTTTGGATGTAAACTCGGCAGATGCCCGGGTGGGGGAGGTGCGTTCGGTTGGTTTGCCGCAGTTGAGTGGAACTGTAGAGATTGCTGACAATCCGCAGCTCCGCAGGATGTTCTTAAGTGGGGACAATCCTATGCTGGGTACCATGATGCCTACTCCGCCACCGCCTGGTGAGGTAGTGGGTGTCGAGAACCTTTTTCAACTAAGGGCTTCAGGCGATGCTGGCGGAACCCTCAGTCAGTTGCTTTTTGACGGTTCTTACTTTGTAGGGTTAAAAGCTGCAACTGTCTACCGTGAGCTGGCTCAGAAGTCGTTGACCCAGACAAAAATTGAGACTATAGATGCTGTTACAAAAGCTTACTATATGGTGCTCATTAACCAAGAGCGCACTGGTTTGCTTGACAATAACTTGGCTAGGTTAGATACTTTGCTCAGGGAAACCAGGGCTATGTACCAAGAAGGCTTTGCAGAAGAAGTTGATGTTTCGCGTATTGAAGTAAATTATAACAACCTTTTGGTAGATAAGCAGCGGTTTGAGAATATGGAGAAGATAAGCCGTTTGATGCTTAAATTTCAAATGGGTATGCCTATGGATGATGATATTTCCTTGCTTCAAAGTTTGGACGATTTTGAAGGGCAGATTTCTTCTGAAAGGTTGCCTGTAAATTATGAAGACAGGATTGAGTATAGCTTATTACAGACGAACCATAGGTTATACAATTTAGATGTCAGGAATGAACAAGCAGCCTCTTTGCCTAGGTTGTCAGCATTTGCTACCGGTGGTTATATGACGCAGCATACAAGTATTCCTAATTTATTTTCCAATGAATGGTACTTCTATAGCATGTATGGCCTAAGATTGAATATACCTATTTTTGATGGTTTGGGGAGGATGTATCGTGTTCGTCAGGCAAAATATAATGTGGCTAAAGTTGAAAACGACATTAAAAATCTAGAGAACAGCATTGAGCTTCAGACGAGGGAAGCTCGTATGACTTTGGACAATAACCTTAAGTTGCTGGAAGCAAAACGCCGTAACCTGCGATTGGCCCAAGAAGTCACTAGGGTGACGCGTATAAAATACCAAGAAGGGGTTGGTAGTAACCTAGAAGTGACTACTGCTGAGAATGACCTGCGTCAAGCTCAAACTAATTATTACAATGCTTTGTTCGATGTCTTAACGGCAGATGTTGACTACAGAAAAGCATTAGGCACACTTAATGAAAATGAATAA
- the creD gene encoding cell envelope integrity protein CreD: protein MKNLKNNIYLKLLAIVVITLLLLIPTSMIKSLIVEREMTQRDAISEVSSKWARGQTISGPLVSIPYYRYVKRYSKKDSVDKVVQVKEYLHLLPNKLNISGDISPEKRYRGIYEIVVYNSQVEISGVFDAIDLNAYDIKVEDVLFDKAEFVVGISDLRGIEKQVELDWNNDKVLFNPGVSSNDVVKNGINAQLKLNNNDSLNYAFSMNLELKGSQLLYFTPVGKVTDINFSSIWNNPSFNGAFLPDNREVSENGFKAHWNVLHLNRNFPQSWTGNTHSINGSSFGIDLLLPVDNYQKSFRSIKYAILFITFTFLVFFFIEVMNKIFIHPIQYILVGIALVVFYTLLLSISEHVEYNLAFIISAFSTLLLVSGYVKAILKSKKLTILISGILTVLYAFIFVLIQLQDYALLIGSIGVFVILGLVMYYSRQIDWYSLSLQDKEGGRGI, encoded by the coding sequence ATGAAAAACCTAAAAAACAATATTTATTTAAAGCTTTTAGCAATAGTAGTCATTACCTTGTTGTTGTTGATCCCAACTTCCATGATAAAAAGCTTGATTGTGGAGCGGGAAATGACCCAGCGGGACGCGATCAGTGAGGTAAGCTCAAAATGGGCTAGGGGACAAACGATTTCAGGGCCTTTAGTTTCTATCCCTTATTATAGATATGTGAAAAGGTATTCTAAAAAAGACTCTGTAGATAAAGTGGTGCAAGTGAAAGAGTATTTGCACCTGTTGCCAAACAAACTCAATATTTCGGGAGATATTAGCCCTGAAAAAAGGTACAGAGGAATATATGAAATTGTCGTGTATAATTCTCAGGTGGAAATATCTGGGGTTTTTGATGCTATAGACCTTAATGCTTATGATATCAAGGTAGAAGATGTTTTATTTGATAAGGCAGAGTTTGTTGTGGGTATTAGTGACTTACGAGGTATTGAGAAACAGGTGGAACTGGACTGGAACAATGATAAGGTTCTTTTCAATCCTGGTGTTTCATCCAATGATGTTGTGAAAAATGGTATAAATGCACAGCTTAAGTTAAACAACAATGATAGTTTGAATTATGCATTTAGCATGAACCTTGAATTGAAAGGCAGTCAATTGCTTTACTTTACCCCTGTTGGCAAAGTGACAGATATAAACTTTTCTTCTATTTGGAATAATCCCAGTTTTAATGGAGCCTTTCTTCCGGACAACCGTGAAGTGTCAGAAAATGGGTTTAAAGCACATTGGAACGTATTGCATCTGAACAGGAATTTTCCGCAATCATGGACTGGCAATACCCATTCCATCAATGGGTCTTCTTTTGGAATAGACCTCCTGCTGCCAGTAGATAACTACCAAAAATCTTTTCGATCTATTAAGTATGCTATTTTATTTATCACATTTACTTTCTTAGTCTTCTTTTTTATTGAAGTGATGAATAAAATTTTTATCCATCCGATACAGTACATTCTTGTAGGTATTGCGTTGGTTGTTTTCTATACATTATTATTATCTATATCTGAGCATGTAGAGTACAATTTAGCATTTATAATTTCAGCTTTTTCAACATTGTTGTTGGTTTCAGGCTATGTAAAAGCCATTCTGAAGTCAAAGAAGTTGACAATACTTATTTCTGGTATTCTAACCGTCCTTTATGCCTTTATTTTTGTATTGATTCAGCTTCAGGATTATGCTTTGTTAATTGGAAGTATAGGAGTATTTGTTATCCTTGGACTTGTAATGTATTACTCCCGTCAAATTGACTGGTATAGTTTAAGCCTTCAAGACAAAGAAGGTGGAAGGGGGATATGA
- a CDS encoding ATP-binding protein, producing the protein MRGRNIQIILKALASSVVVLIILILVAFRISDNLSKSYDDVERTYQIIRNFEAIESKITKAESAVRAFYISSNPVIEEKINQNLIETRDLLDETRELISSETVLEKFALLSYKVLQKEQNIKDNIAISKQNGALSKEEILLPIQEGIQMIKEIDTLFQVIRKEEGELLAKRKSHSANALRFTMWSLSVVGILSIALGTLAIMSFRKDIRQRKKTEEELRKLDENKNKFFTIISHDLKGPIRGIAALTQMLQESQGVPPEQQRTVLDHLNRSTQNLYRLVENLLDWSRLQMNRMEFSPVSFKFEELAKEAAEQTMLVAEEKNVKLNNQVSTDALVFADKDMLLTVLRNLISNAVKFSNKGSEVDITAKNNKNYLEVNITDYGVGISEDGLTKLFAIGQNYSSEGTSGEQGTGLGLLICKELVEKNNGTINVKSTKGKGTTFTVSIPLV; encoded by the coding sequence ATGAGGGGAAGGAATATCCAAATAATATTAAAAGCGTTGGCTTCTTCGGTAGTCGTCCTGATCATACTTATATTGGTTGCATTCAGGATATCGGACAACCTGAGCAAAAGCTACGATGACGTAGAAAGAACCTATCAGATTATAAGAAACTTTGAGGCCATTGAGAGCAAAATAACTAAAGCAGAATCTGCTGTCAGAGCTTTTTACATTTCCAGCAATCCTGTAATAGAAGAAAAAATTAATCAAAACCTGATAGAAACACGCGACCTTCTCGATGAAACTCGCGAACTTATTTCCAGCGAAACTGTCCTTGAAAAATTTGCGCTTCTATCTTATAAAGTACTTCAGAAAGAACAAAATATCAAAGACAACATAGCAATATCTAAGCAAAATGGTGCTTTATCAAAAGAGGAAATCCTACTCCCTATCCAAGAAGGTATCCAAATGATCAAAGAGATCGACACGCTTTTTCAGGTTATTAGAAAAGAAGAAGGTGAACTTCTTGCAAAGAGAAAAAGCCATTCAGCAAATGCTCTCCGTTTTACTATGTGGAGCCTCTCTGTTGTTGGTATCTTGTCCATTGCTTTAGGCACATTGGCTATAATGTCCTTTAGGAAAGATATTCGCCAAAGAAAAAAGACAGAAGAAGAACTCCGAAAACTGGATGAGAACAAAAACAAATTTTTCACAATCATCAGCCATGATTTGAAAGGGCCAATAAGAGGCATTGCCGCTCTGACCCAAATGCTTCAGGAAAGCCAAGGGGTTCCTCCTGAGCAACAACGGACGGTATTAGACCACTTAAACCGTTCCACGCAAAATCTTTACAGGCTGGTAGAAAACTTACTGGATTGGTCTCGTCTTCAAATGAACCGCATGGAATTCTCGCCTGTAAGTTTTAAGTTTGAAGAACTTGCTAAAGAAGCGGCAGAACAAACCATGTTAGTAGCTGAGGAAAAAAATGTCAAGCTGAATAATCAGGTATCAACAGATGCTTTAGTCTTTGCAGACAAAGACATGCTGCTCACTGTTTTGAGAAACCTCATCTCTAATGCTGTAAAGTTTTCCAACAAAGGGAGTGAAGTAGATATTACAGCAAAAAACAATAAAAACTACCTTGAGGTGAACATAACTGACTATGGAGTTGGAATTAGCGAGGATGGGCTGACGAAACTATTTGCCATCGGACAAAATTATAGTTCAGAAGGTACCAGTGGTGAACAAGGCACCGGTCTTGGCTTACTTATTTGTAAAGAACTTGTAGAGAAAAACAACGGAACTATTAATGTAAAAAGTACCAAAGGGAAGGGAACAACATTTACTGTTTCAATTCCTTTAGTTTAA
- a CDS encoding metallophosphoesterase, producing MREVIVSMLFFAFFGGIDIYAFQAVRVACQKVGKNKKKIIYAIYWSVSIFALLGFLGFIFRIGQVPHSFRGVFSAIVLTGYLTKLFIAFFVLADDIRRFTLWVKRKLNTSPAKSEGGKGTPITRSQFLAKSGLLVSAIPFASMVKGVLHGIHDYRIKRVRLSLPNLPDSFVGKTIAQISDIHSGSFFGLDEVRKGVQMLMAEKPDVVFFTGDIVNNKAEELDRFLEVFSEVKAPMGVYSILGNHDYGDYVRHWTAEDREKNMVHMVRNQQEMGWDLLRNENRTLKIGNDEIAIIGVENWGKGERWPKYGDMEKAYKGVEDKPIKLLLSHDPSHWSHEVIQKFPDINVTFSGHTHGFQFGIRAPGVQWSPVQYVYDHWAGLYQHQNQFLYVNVGFGFIGFPGRVGMPPEITLFELAKT from the coding sequence ATGAGAGAAGTAATTGTTTCAATGTTGTTTTTCGCCTTTTTTGGAGGCATTGATATATATGCGTTTCAGGCAGTAAGGGTAGCTTGCCAAAAGGTAGGAAAAAATAAAAAGAAAATTATATATGCTATTTACTGGTCTGTAAGCATCTTTGCCTTACTAGGGTTTCTCGGATTTATCTTTCGTATAGGTCAAGTACCGCATAGTTTTAGGGGTGTTTTCTCCGCTATCGTTCTTACTGGATACCTTACAAAATTATTTATAGCGTTTTTTGTTTTAGCGGATGATATTAGGCGGTTTACCCTGTGGGTGAAGCGTAAACTCAATACAAGTCCTGCCAAAAGTGAGGGTGGAAAAGGAACTCCTATTACCCGTTCTCAGTTTTTGGCAAAATCGGGTTTACTGGTTTCCGCTATTCCCTTTGCTTCCATGGTCAAAGGCGTTTTGCATGGCATACATGACTATCGAATCAAACGTGTAAGGCTTTCACTCCCTAACCTGCCAGACTCTTTTGTGGGCAAGACCATAGCTCAAATATCCGATATTCATAGTGGGAGTTTCTTTGGCCTAGACGAAGTCAGAAAAGGGGTACAGATGCTTATGGCGGAGAAGCCCGATGTAGTTTTTTTTACGGGCGATATTGTTAATAATAAGGCAGAAGAGCTAGATCGGTTTTTAGAGGTTTTTAGTGAAGTGAAAGCTCCTATGGGTGTTTATAGTATTTTAGGAAATCATGATTATGGTGACTATGTGAGGCATTGGACGGCTGAAGATAGGGAGAAAAATATGGTGCATATGGTCAGGAACCAGCAGGAGATGGGATGGGACTTGTTGAGGAATGAAAACCGTACATTGAAGATTGGTAATGATGAAATTGCCATAATTGGCGTGGAAAATTGGGGCAAGGGTGAACGCTGGCCAAAGTATGGAGATATGGAAAAAGCTTACAAAGGGGTAGAAGACAAACCTATTAAACTGTTGCTTTCTCACGACCCTAGTCACTGGAGCCATGAGGTGATACAGAAGTTTCCAGATATAAACGTTACCTTCTCAGGTCATACACATGGTTTTCAATTTGGTATTAGGGCGCCCGGAGTACAATGGAGTCCGGTACAGTATGTGTATGACCATTGGGCTGGTTTGTACCAGCACCAAAATCAATTTCTTTATGTCAACGTTGGCTTTGGCTTTATTGGTTTTCCTGGCAGGGTCGGTATGCCTCCTGAAATAACCCTATTTGAGCTTGCCAAGACATAA
- a CDS encoding efflux RND transporter periplasmic adaptor subunit yields the protein MKMNKYYTFPYTTIMKTLQKFWIFSVVLLLIACGETDETAKKKAELAQLKKEHAELGAKIANLESELNIETVSKGVLVEVAKVVPSTFEHFIDVHGTVEADMNVQVMPEANGPIEKIYVEKGQTVSKGQTLALINTDMIRQNIKEVETSLELATSVYEKQKRLWDQKVGTEMQYLEAKNRKEGLETNLATLKTQLSKAYIKSPVSGEVDEIFGKAGEMTSAQTPFARVVNLDKVYISADVSETYIGRFSKGDPVKVHLPSLDKELDAEISAAGQFINPNNRTFRVTVNLDNQEKVLKPNMLSVVKIRDFAVDDALVVPASVIQSDRQGDYLFTVRKEGEKKVAQKTYVSTGITYKGQTVVVDGLNKNDKVITKGFRGLVDGETVSFN from the coding sequence ATGAAAATGAATAAATATTATACTTTTCCTTATACAACCATTATGAAGACCCTACAAAAGTTTTGGATTTTTTCCGTGGTACTGTTGTTGATTGCTTGCGGAGAAACGGATGAAACAGCAAAAAAGAAGGCAGAGTTGGCACAACTCAAAAAAGAACATGCCGAACTGGGTGCAAAGATTGCCAATCTTGAAAGTGAGCTAAATATCGAAACGGTCTCTAAAGGGGTGCTTGTGGAAGTGGCCAAAGTTGTGCCTTCTACATTTGAGCACTTTATAGATGTGCATGGCACTGTTGAGGCGGATATGAATGTTCAGGTTATGCCAGAAGCTAATGGCCCTATAGAAAAAATTTATGTGGAGAAGGGACAAACAGTCTCTAAAGGCCAAACTTTAGCCTTGATCAACACGGATATGATTAGGCAAAATATCAAAGAGGTGGAGACAAGCCTTGAACTTGCCACAAGTGTATATGAGAAACAGAAACGGTTATGGGACCAAAAAGTAGGTACTGAAATGCAGTACCTAGAGGCCAAAAACCGCAAAGAAGGGCTTGAGACGAATCTGGCAACACTGAAAACCCAGCTTTCAAAGGCTTATATAAAATCCCCTGTGAGTGGAGAGGTAGATGAAATCTTTGGTAAAGCAGGTGAAATGACCTCAGCTCAGACGCCTTTTGCCAGGGTTGTAAACTTGGACAAAGTATACATCTCGGCAGATGTTTCTGAAACTTACATTGGCAGGTTTTCTAAAGGCGATCCGGTAAAAGTGCATCTTCCTTCATTAGATAAAGAGCTTGATGCTGAAATATCTGCCGCAGGCCAATTTATCAACCCTAACAATAGAACATTTAGGGTCACTGTAAACCTGGACAATCAGGAAAAAGTGCTTAAACCTAATATGTTGTCAGTAGTAAAGATCAGGGATTTTGCAGTTGACGATGCTTTGGTTGTCCCTGCATCTGTTATCCAAAGTGATAGACAAGGCGATTACCTTTTTACAGTACGTAAAGAGGGCGAAAAGAAAGTTGCCCAAAAAACCTATGTTTCTACTGGAATAACCTATAAGGGACAAACAGTTGTTGTGGATGGATTGAATAAGAATGACAAAGTTATAACCAAAGGTTTCCGTGGTTTGGTAGATGGTGAAACCGTTAGTTTTAACTGA
- a CDS encoding TetR/AcrR family transcriptional regulator — MDINKQRIIDGASELFFKYGIKSVTMDEIASHLAVSKKTIYQSFKDKSALVIAVTDKFLQENRVKCEKYAEEALDPVDEILKISNNIKEMFRSMNPMVLFEVEKYFPQAFKLFLEHKESCIRESIANNLRKGIEAGLYRADVDVDIISILRIEQVEMAFNPTVFSPDVFDFTKVQLQFIDHYLYGICTLKGHKLINKYKKISEEE; from the coding sequence ATGGATATAAATAAACAACGTATAATAGATGGGGCGAGCGAACTTTTTTTTAAGTATGGGATCAAGTCTGTTACAATGGACGAAATTGCCAGTCATTTGGCTGTTTCTAAAAAGACAATTTATCAGTCTTTTAAAGATAAGAGTGCACTTGTCATTGCTGTGACAGATAAATTTTTGCAGGAAAACCGGGTGAAGTGCGAGAAATATGCAGAGGAGGCCTTGGATCCTGTAGATGAGATATTGAAAATATCCAACAATATTAAAGAAATGTTTCGGAGCATGAATCCGATGGTGCTTTTTGAAGTTGAAAAGTACTTTCCACAAGCTTTTAAGTTGTTTTTGGAGCATAAAGAGTCTTGTATACGTGAATCTATAGCCAATAATTTAAGAAAAGGTATTGAGGCCGGCTTGTACAGGGCTGACGTTGACGTTGATATCATTTCTATTCTAAGGATTGAACAAGTAGAGATGGCTTTTAACCCAACAGTCTTTTCACCAGATGTCTTTGACTTTACCAAAGTACAGCTTCAGTTTATAGATCATTATTTATATGGCATATGCACATTAAAAGGGCATAAACTTATTAACAAATACAAAAAAATCTCTGAAGAAGAATAA